The Streptomyces armeniacus genomic interval CGCGGGCAGCGTGGCCGAGGCCACATCGGCGAGCGTGACCTCGCCGAGGATCTCGCGGACGTTGGCGCGTACGGCGACCCAGAGCGGCAGCAGCGACTCCGCGGGCCCGGTGTAGCTCAACTCCGGGGGGCGGGCGCCCCGTACGGACACCAGCGGACCCTCCACCTCGCGGATCACGTCGGCGATGGTGATGGTGTCGGCGGGCGCGGCCAGGCGGTAACCACCGTTGCCGCCGCGCTGGCTGACGACGAGGCCGCCGCGCCGCATGTCGTTGAGGATGCCCTCCAGGAACTTGTGCGGGATGCCCTGGGCGAGCGCGATGGCCTCGGCCTTGACCGGGTCGCTGTCGCCCGCGGCCGCCAGTTCCAGCGCGGCACGCACCGCGTAGTCCGCTCTCGCCGAGATCCGCATGGGTCCATTATCCGCCACCGGACCGGCGCCCGGTGCCATACCCCGCAAGCCCGCGCCCGGACCGCGTACGCCAGCGCCCGGGGGCACGCGAAGACGGGAAGGGTGACGCCGTACGGGAGGGCGACGCGGACGTATGGGAGGGCGACGCGGACGTACGGAACGAACTCAGTCGTCGTCCGAGTGCGCGAAGAGCTTCAGCACCGGCACACCCACCCTGTGCCGGGCCCGCGAGGCCCAGTCCCGGTGGAAGAACTCCTCCACGAGGTGCGGCGCGGTCAGCACGATCACCTCGTCCGCCTTGGTCTGGGCGACGACGGAGGTCAGCACGTCGAGCGGGTGCTTCTCGATGATCTGCCCGATCGCGTCCGCACCCACCTCCCGCAGGGACTTCAGCGAGTGCTCCAGCGCGAGCCGCGCGGGCTGGAGCGCCTCGCCGCCCTCGGGCTCCTCGCTCTCGTGTACGGCGTCCTCGAGCTCGCCGAGCACGACGTCGTCGAGGGCGCGCAGCAGCCGGTCCTGGTCACCGCGGGGCTGCATGAGGACGACGAAGGAGACCGGCTCGTCCCCGTGCAGGGTGGTGACGAGCTCCACGTCGGCGGACACCAGCGGCTTCTCGATCATCAACACGGTCGTGAACACGGAGGTGCCCTTCTCTTTCACGAGGCCAGCGGACCCCTACAGAAACCATTCTGCCCCGTGGTCACACGGGTCTGCGCTCTTCAGTCTGCCCGATCAAGGTTAAGCGGAAGGCGTTATTCCGCTGATTCGTGCACACTCCCCCGGAGCGGAGCCCCGCCCTCCGGTGCCTGGTGACCGGCCCTCCGGTAGCGGGTGAACAGAAATCCCTCCTCCTCCAACAACGACTCCAGTACGAACTCGGCGGGCGTCTCCACCTCGGGCGCGTCCATCACCCTCGCCGCGCTCCCCAACGCCACCCGGGGCGCCACGGCGAGGCAGAACTCGTCGAGTACCCCGGCCGCCGCGAACTGACCCAG includes:
- a CDS encoding RrF2 family transcriptional regulator; amino-acid sequence: MRISARADYAVRAALELAAAGDSDPVKAEAIALAQGIPHKFLEGILNDMRRGGLVVSQRGGNGGYRLAAPADTITIADVIREVEGPLVSVRGARPPELSYTGPAESLLPLWVAVRANVREILGEVTLADVASATLPARVHRLADNPAAWTNP
- a CDS encoding indole-3-glycerol phosphate synthase; this translates as MFTTVLMIEKPLVSADVELVTTLHGDEPVSFVVLMQPRGDQDRLLRALDDVVLGELEDAVHESEEPEGGEALQPARLALEHSLKSLREVGADAIGQIIEKHPLDVLTSVVAQTKADEVIVLTAPHLVEEFFHRDWASRARHRVGVPVLKLFAHSDDD